Proteins from a single region of Bdellovibrio bacteriovorus HD100:
- a CDS encoding rhodanese-like domain-containing protein: MKKKIGLFLIFVGSLVSSSALAKEVLLDVRTPDEYSQSYLPGAINIDVLDKNFRTRVSELNRDDGYKVYCRSGKRATQAVTVMRELGFKTVTNLGGYEEAQRRLNLKPVHPK; the protein is encoded by the coding sequence ATGAAAAAGAAAATAGGCCTCTTTCTTATTTTTGTCGGCTCTTTAGTTTCATCAAGCGCTCTTGCCAAAGAGGTTCTGCTCGATGTGCGCACACCTGATGAATATTCCCAAAGTTACTTGCCCGGAGCCATCAATATCGATGTGTTGGACAAGAACTTTCGGACTCGGGTGTCTGAATTGAACCGTGATGACGGTTATAAAGTTTATTGCAGATCAGGCAAGCGGGCCACCCAGGCTGTGACGGTCATGCGGGAACTGGGTTTTAAAACTGTCACCAATTTGGGTGGCTATGAGGAAGCCCAGCGCCGCCTCAATCTGAAGCCTGTGCACCCAAAGTGA
- a CDS encoding Hsp20/alpha crystallin family protein — MANLPNPWRERSLANPFREFGRHQERIDRLLNELMELRSGTLGEDMSLMPSSELVEEEKNYLLKVDLPGIKKEDVKVEVEGDRLTIRAERRSEKEEKSKKRYFSEISYGSCMRSFALPQSIDEKKVDAKFENGVLSVTIPKTTESKSKQISVH; from the coding sequence ATGGCGAATCTACCTAATCCATGGCGTGAAAGATCTTTGGCTAATCCCTTCAGAGAATTTGGCCGACACCAGGAGCGTATTGACCGATTGTTGAATGAGCTGATGGAGCTGAGAAGCGGGACCCTGGGTGAAGACATGAGTCTTATGCCTTCCAGCGAACTCGTCGAAGAAGAAAAGAATTACCTTCTGAAAGTCGACCTTCCTGGAATCAAAAAAGAAGATGTGAAGGTTGAGGTGGAAGGGGATCGTCTGACCATACGGGCTGAAAGACGATCCGAGAAAGAGGAAAAGAGTAAAAAGAGATACTTCTCTGAAATCTCTTACGGATCCTGCATGCGAAGCTTTGCTCTGCCCCAGTCGATCGACGAAAAGAAAGTGGATGCAAAGTTTGAAAATGGGGTGTTGTCAGTGACAATTCCAAAAACCACAGAATCAAAAAGCAAGCAGATCTCGGTTCATTGA